In a genomic window of Sulfurisphaera tokodaii str. 7:
- the wrbA gene encoding NAD(P)H:quinone oxidoreductase: MSCKPNILVLFYGYGSIVELAKEIGKGAEEAGAEVKIRRVRETLPPEFQSRIPFDKVKDIPEVTLDDMRWADGFAIGSPTRYGNMAGGLKTFLDTTAILWKDNVLYGKPVTFFTEASTVHGGHETTILTMSTYAYHFGMIIVPIGYGIPELFQTTTGGGPYGATHLGSKEELDEMERKIARFQGKRITEVAKAIKCCNK; the protein is encoded by the coding sequence ATGTCTTGTAAACCAAATATTTTAGTCCTCTTTTATGGATACGGTTCAATAGTTGAATTAGCTAAGGAAATAGGAAAAGGCGCTGAAGAAGCTGGTGCTGAAGTAAAAATTAGAAGAGTTAGAGAAACTTTACCACCAGAATTCCAATCTAGGATACCGTTTGATAAGGTAAAAGATATACCAGAAGTTACTTTAGATGATATGAGATGGGCAGACGGATTTGCAATCGGTTCTCCAACTAGATATGGTAATATGGCAGGAGGTCTAAAAACGTTTCTAGATACTACAGCCATTCTCTGGAAAGATAATGTTCTTTATGGCAAGCCAGTTACGTTTTTCACAGAAGCTTCAACAGTTCACGGAGGCCATGAGACTACAATACTAACAATGAGTACATATGCATATCATTTCGGTATGATAATCGTTCCTATAGGCTATGGTATACCAGAATTATTCCAAACTACGACTGGTGGAGGTCCTTATGGAGCAACACATCTAGGTTCAAAAGAAGAGCTAGACGAGATGGAAAGGAAGATTGCCAGATTCCAAGGAAAAAGGATTACTGAGGTTGCTAAAGCTATTAAGTGCTGTAACAAATAA
- a CDS encoding YeeE/YedE family protein, producing MPPSMVLQPVYQESWALIYGLFGLSGFILGWVAQRGNYCFVNAMTSIFTTRSFERFGALLILFGLSALGCGLLVAFGIIPAVDQYYFNYFAGWYILVGSFVFGFGAALAGGCNLSMLYRAASGYVQNWIELFGMMIGTYIFAIGIWPFQQYTMEKGIFSTTLGGYVEYLPYVIFHSVSPMAVYITTLILSLPLIILGIYLQQYTKKKWNMNFRMSTPGIMAYKPPAPISVGKEGEEKKDWKKEALDMLLLKKPYGTNLSTVILALDMIFVFIVGAGYTFNYLVITSSDGGRFFEYLLMIPGINLFLNTPWFNDSLPIVDPSTLMVVMLCIGAFAASFLSGDFKIRIPKEKKRLLIGFLGGMLVGIGVRMALGCNVGLMWTNFAQLGYDGIIFLFGMLGGVWLAVKVQERL from the coding sequence ATGCCACCTAGTATGGTATTACAACCCGTATATCAAGAAAGTTGGGCTTTAATTTATGGTCTTTTCGGTTTAAGCGGTTTTATTTTAGGTTGGGTAGCGCAAAGGGGAAACTATTGTTTTGTTAACGCAATGACTTCAATTTTTACAACTAGAAGTTTTGAAAGATTCGGAGCATTATTAATTCTATTCGGACTTTCAGCATTAGGATGTGGTCTACTTGTGGCTTTTGGGATAATTCCTGCCGTTGACCAATATTATTTTAACTACTTTGCAGGCTGGTACATCCTTGTAGGGTCTTTTGTATTTGGCTTTGGAGCAGCATTAGCCGGTGGCTGTAATTTATCAATGCTTTATAGAGCTGCAAGTGGTTACGTTCAAAACTGGATAGAACTATTTGGCATGATGATTGGAACTTACATTTTTGCTATTGGTATTTGGCCTTTTCAACAATACACTATGGAAAAAGGGATATTCTCTACTACATTAGGTGGTTATGTGGAGTATTTACCCTACGTTATATTTCATTCCGTATCTCCAATGGCTGTTTACATCACTACCCTTATCCTATCTTTACCTTTAATCATTCTGGGAATTTACCTACAGCAATACACTAAAAAGAAATGGAATATGAATTTTAGAATGAGTACACCAGGAATTATGGCATATAAACCGCCAGCTCCAATAAGTGTTGGAAAAGAGGGTGAAGAGAAAAAAGATTGGAAAAAGGAAGCTTTAGACATGCTATTATTAAAGAAACCTTATGGTACAAACTTATCAACAGTAATTCTAGCTTTAGATATGATCTTTGTATTCATTGTGGGTGCAGGTTATACTTTCAATTACCTAGTAATAACATCTTCTGATGGTGGTAGATTCTTTGAATACTTACTAATGATTCCCGGAATAAACTTGTTCTTAAATACCCCATGGTTTAATGACTCATTACCCATAGTAGATCCTAGCACATTAATGGTTGTTATGCTATGTATAGGAGCATTTGCAGCATCATTTTTGAGTGGTGATTTCAAAATTAGAATACCAAAAGAGAAAAAGAGATTGTTGATAGGATTTCTTGGTGGAATGTTAGTAGGCATAGGAGTGAGAATGGCATTAGGATGTAACGTTGGATTAATGTGGACAAACTTTGCCCAATTAGGTTATGACGGAATAATCTTCTTATTTGGAATGTTAGGGGGTGTATGGCTAGCTGTAAAAGTTCAAGAGAGGTTATGA
- a CDS encoding AAA family ATPase, whose translation MGPKRTGKTSIIKIVSNELKGIYIDASGIKSLKELDKALINSLQAKIQINLKVIKIEIDKKSVKGLQDLLNKLGETIIFIDEIQNIILTWFISLLSNAYNN comes from the coding sequence ATTGGGCCTAAAAGGACTGGAAAGACCTCAATAATTAAGATAGTAAGTAACGAGTTAAAGGGAATATATATAGATGCTTCTGGGATAAAATCACTTAAAGAATTGGATAAGGCTTTAATTAACTCTCTTCAGGCTAAGATTCAAATAAATTTGAAAGTGATAAAGATAGAGATAGACAAGAAATCAGTTAAGGGATTACAAGACCTATTAAATAAACTTGGAGAAACGATAATATTTATAGATGAAATTCAAAACATTATCTTAACTTGGTTTATCTCATTATTATCTAACGCTTATAACAATTAA
- a CDS encoding class I SAM-dependent methyltransferase produces MSSLFDSINAYDVKPFKRMGVTIDEEIYYAKLLMNFLSRFNLNKVLEIACGNCLIFMYARKIAKQIYAIDDWKGEDINKWTKGVKDNVTIVQNLFPLPFRSSFFDAVYSFLYFYNVTKKERKDKIEEIYRVLKSDGILVLADIDIMRSIRKDFLTYFDEVEFYIDQGIFISIMKKKFP; encoded by the coding sequence ATGTCATCCCTTTTTGATAGTATAAATGCTTACGATGTAAAACCCTTCAAAAGAATGGGTGTAACCATAGACGAGGAAATTTATTATGCTAAGCTACTTATGAACTTTTTATCGCGTTTTAATCTTAATAAGGTTTTAGAAATAGCATGTGGTAACTGTTTAATCTTCATGTATGCTAGAAAAATTGCAAAACAGATATATGCTATTGATGATTGGAAGGGAGAAGATATTAATAAATGGACAAAAGGAGTAAAAGACAATGTAACTATTGTACAGAATTTATTTCCATTACCATTTAGGTCTTCTTTCTTTGACGCTGTTTATTCTTTTCTTTACTTTTATAATGTTACTAAGAAAGAAAGGAAAGATAAAATAGAAGAAATATACAGAGTGTTAAAAAGTGATGGAATCTTAGTCCTAGCTGATATTGATATAATGAGAAGTATTAGGAAGGATTTCTTAACCTATTTTGATGAGGTCGAGTTTTATATAGATCAAGGCATTTTCATTTCTATTATGAAGAAAAAATTCCCTTAA
- a CDS encoding MBL fold metallo-hydrolase: protein MQVKEIQLRFVKAFLIETDEGNILVDTGTPGSGKTLQNYLKDVKYIIFTHSHVDHIGGASEIRGLTNAEFCIHEKGKEYLEKGLIRKPVVHSLGLKIVFPLFSLFSRGLKPTKVDCTLKDEEEIVKGVKVLYTPGHTDDSISLYLEPINSVIVGDMLQGRGNYLTYPQIYENMGEMIKSVQRVLDLKPSFIYVSHGKSMNSNYVKI, encoded by the coding sequence ATGCAAGTCAAGGAAATACAATTACGTTTTGTGAAAGCGTTTCTGATAGAGACTGATGAAGGAAATATTTTAGTTGATACTGGTACACCGGGTAGTGGGAAAACTTTACAAAACTACTTAAAGGATGTTAAATATATTATATTTACACATTCTCATGTAGATCATATTGGTGGGGCTAGCGAGATTAGAGGATTGACTAACGCAGAATTTTGTATTCATGAGAAAGGGAAAGAATATTTAGAGAAAGGGTTAATAAGAAAGCCGGTTGTCCACTCTCTTGGTTTAAAAATTGTTTTTCCTCTCTTCTCACTCTTCTCCAGAGGATTAAAACCAACTAAAGTTGATTGTACTCTTAAAGATGAGGAGGAAATTGTAAAGGGAGTGAAGGTACTTTACACCCCTGGACATACTGATGATTCTATTTCTCTCTATCTGGAACCAATAAATTCAGTTATAGTAGGTGATATGTTACAAGGGAGAGGAAATTATTTGACATATCCACAAATTTATGAAAATATGGGAGAAATGATAAAAAGTGTACAAAGAGTATTAGATCTAAAACCAAGTTTCATTTATGTTAGCCATGGTAAGAGTATGAATAGTAATTACGTGAAAATTTAG
- a CDS encoding sulfurtransferase TusA family protein codes for MSEDLKLRNPDQVLDVRGESCPVPEMEASKKLKKMKVGQLLEVLTDHQPAVDVTLPSLAKNLGYPYVIIKDGEVYRVRILKVK; via the coding sequence ATGAGTGAAGATCTTAAATTACGAAACCCAGACCAAGTATTAGATGTAAGAGGTGAATCTTGTCCAGTCCCAGAAATGGAAGCAAGTAAAAAATTAAAGAAAATGAAAGTTGGACAATTACTTGAAGTTTTAACTGATCATCAACCAGCGGTAGACGTAACATTACCCTCATTGGCTAAAAACTTAGGTTATCCATACGTAATAATTAAAGATGGTGAGGTTTATCGTGTTAGAATACTTAAGGTGAAATAG
- a CDS encoding GH116 family glycosyl hydrolase: MVYLTSNDKEAGVPLGGIGAGKIEISNKGRMINLTIANNWSFPIKEMLGFHVFILPNDSEPFFLQSDLIFLDLNKLAVPLEYEGKYPFAMIKGVKNSVKAELEAFSALIPENLYDSSLPAVGISVKVSGSKSGLIAISMGNITGISKIGRYNEGLKNGIIMKNSKANDLDPYNGETVLVTESPKAIVKQYNFHVNRGLEKTLNLHRLIENEKPWMDLMSGKIPESEDGESTGSYYLPAGMIIDEYEKNEEVKFVFSWFFNKPWVYYPYKHYYSNFFSSAKEVASYFLENFDRLKEKTRRWHEDLIDPSLPDWLSDAIINSTYILSSSTWLDEKGRFGIMEGTQVGTMLSTIGGVCYETGSLPVVLMFPMLEKSTIEQFILNMREDGYIPHDLGTYSFDAPSDGTTAPPKWKDTNTTFVLMVYRYYLRTKDKEFLKSVYPYVKKAMSWIISKDKDGDGLPEVDGSTDQGFDCVPIEGVCSYISTVYIAALEAMIKIAEIVGDSTSYYSSLLSKAKSSLMKLFDGKKFIPWTGKPNHHKAVFSAQIFGQWWAYLLDLDVVADRSAILSALDEIYRVNGHASKYCTPNMAKEGESLDDLDSQLTSSWPRLVFSLSALGYSLGKREWLDIAKKEWDNLVDKGLMWNQPSLIHSNDGNPDNPFLDHYIGSAAPWGFTYKYALKRLVKI, encoded by the coding sequence GTGGTTTATTTAACATCGAATGATAAGGAAGCTGGAGTACCGCTTGGAGGTATAGGAGCGGGAAAGATAGAGATAAGTAACAAGGGGAGAATGATAAACTTAACGATAGCAAATAATTGGTCATTTCCAATAAAGGAGATGTTAGGCTTTCACGTATTTATTCTCCCTAATGATTCTGAACCCTTCTTTCTACAAAGCGATTTAATCTTCCTCGATTTAAACAAACTTGCAGTACCTCTTGAATACGAGGGGAAGTACCCATTTGCGATGATAAAGGGAGTAAAAAACAGCGTAAAAGCAGAACTTGAGGCATTTTCAGCATTAATTCCCGAAAATTTGTACGATTCATCATTACCCGCTGTAGGAATTTCAGTTAAAGTGAGTGGGAGTAAATCGGGGCTCATTGCAATATCAATGGGTAATATAACTGGGATAAGTAAGATAGGGAGATATAATGAAGGGTTAAAGAACGGGATAATAATGAAGAATTCAAAAGCTAACGACCTAGATCCATATAACGGTGAGACTGTTCTAGTAACGGAGAGTCCTAAGGCTATAGTAAAACAGTATAATTTCCACGTAAATAGAGGTCTCGAAAAGACGCTAAACTTACATAGGCTCATAGAAAATGAGAAACCTTGGATGGACTTGATGAGTGGAAAGATACCAGAGAGTGAAGATGGCGAATCTACTGGCTCTTACTATTTACCAGCGGGGATGATAATAGATGAATATGAAAAGAACGAAGAAGTAAAGTTTGTCTTTTCATGGTTCTTCAATAAACCGTGGGTCTATTACCCATATAAGCACTACTATTCTAACTTCTTCTCTAGTGCTAAGGAAGTTGCTAGTTACTTTCTTGAAAACTTTGACAGATTAAAAGAAAAAACGAGAAGGTGGCATGAGGACTTGATTGACCCGTCATTACCAGACTGGTTAAGTGATGCTATAATTAACAGTACTTATATTCTATCTTCAAGCACCTGGCTTGACGAAAAGGGGAGATTTGGAATAATGGAGGGTACACAAGTAGGTACTATGCTATCAACAATAGGCGGAGTTTGTTATGAGACGGGGTCATTGCCAGTAGTGCTTATGTTCCCGATGCTTGAAAAATCAACGATAGAGCAGTTTATATTAAACATGAGGGAAGACGGGTATATCCCGCATGATTTAGGTACATACTCATTTGATGCCCCATCAGATGGAACTACAGCACCGCCAAAGTGGAAAGACACTAACACCACTTTTGTACTGATGGTATATAGGTACTACTTAAGGACTAAAGATAAAGAGTTTCTAAAAAGCGTTTATCCTTATGTTAAAAAAGCAATGAGCTGGATAATTTCCAAAGATAAAGACGGAGACGGATTACCAGAAGTTGATGGATCTACAGATCAAGGATTTGATTGTGTTCCTATTGAAGGTGTTTGTAGTTATATTTCCACAGTGTACATAGCTGCATTAGAGGCTATGATAAAGATTGCAGAAATTGTAGGAGATAGCACTTCCTATTACTCGTCTTTACTAAGTAAGGCTAAATCATCTTTGATGAAGTTATTTGATGGTAAGAAGTTTATCCCATGGACCGGAAAGCCAAATCATCATAAAGCAGTATTTTCAGCACAGATATTTGGCCAATGGTGGGCCTATTTACTTGATCTAGATGTCGTTGCAGATAGAAGTGCGATTTTATCTGCACTCGATGAGATATACAGAGTAAATGGCCATGCATCAAAATACTGTACTCCTAATATGGCTAAAGAGGGAGAGAGCCTTGACGATTTAGATTCTCAATTGACTTCCTCATGGCCTAGACTGGTCTTTTCACTATCAGCTCTAGGTTACAGTTTGGGAAAAAGGGAGTGGTTAGATATTGCAAAGAAAGAGTGGGATAACTTAGTAGACAAGGGGTTAATGTGGAACCAACCTTCATTAATCCACTCTAACGACGGAAATCCAGATAATCCATTTCTAGACCATTATATAGGTAGTGCTGCCCCATGGGGATTTACATATAAGTATGCGTTAAAAAGATTAGTTAAGATTTAA
- a CDS encoding YncE family protein produces the protein MKKVSKLERGMSYKILLLVGIVVILLIGIGAAYIMMKSPSTTTSTTTTSSPSSSVTVSSSSAPNNNFYLLVFTQKGIVQAINPFTQTSNFLGFQHVVNISTSVPQQVYYWDEVPAGEMFNASYIVIPVNNGSVYIINPSTLKVVETLNVGKSVGFIGVAYSPNQQYVAIADGPSGVVEVINLKNLQVVWKDTFVSPTGKTYYPCDVRWSPNGEYLIVPMRFNNTVDLISASNGSVVKMVVASLGSQPYMVSPNMQGTMVAVEYAGNNSVGFYSLPNLQYMGMVQMPSGVTPQRGVFTPNGQYYLEAPANKNEVVVISTSNFQIAQTISLPSINPQGLASIGITPGESYAYVVIHGSVSSGGMIVLINLQTLSVAYEVPLTTAPAFVLPVSVSTATYLVDNVLLPPITGLHC, from the coding sequence ATGAAGAAAGTAAGCAAACTTGAGAGAGGAATGTCATATAAAATCTTATTACTAGTAGGTATTGTAGTTATACTTCTAATAGGAATAGGAGCAGCGTATATAATGATGAAAAGCCCGTCGACTACTACTTCTACTACCACCACTTCTTCTCCATCATCTTCTGTTACTGTCTCTTCTTCATCAGCTCCAAATAACAACTTCTATCTACTCGTATTTACTCAGAAAGGGATAGTTCAAGCAATTAATCCTTTTACTCAAACATCTAACTTCCTTGGTTTTCAGCATGTTGTGAATATTTCTACTAGTGTACCCCAGCAAGTTTACTATTGGGATGAAGTTCCTGCAGGAGAGATGTTTAATGCAAGCTATATTGTTATCCCGGTAAATAACGGAAGTGTGTACATTATAAATCCATCAACATTAAAAGTTGTTGAAACATTAAACGTTGGAAAAAGTGTTGGGTTTATAGGTGTTGCTTACTCGCCAAATCAACAATATGTAGCTATTGCTGACGGTCCATCTGGAGTGGTTGAGGTAATCAACTTGAAAAACTTACAAGTAGTATGGAAAGACACTTTTGTTTCTCCTACTGGGAAAACTTATTATCCATGTGATGTGAGATGGTCTCCTAATGGCGAATATCTTATAGTTCCTATGAGATTTAATAATACTGTTGATTTAATCTCAGCATCTAATGGAAGTGTAGTTAAAATGGTAGTAGCATCTTTAGGTTCACAACCTTATATGGTGTCTCCAAATATGCAAGGTACAATGGTTGCCGTTGAGTATGCTGGGAATAATTCGGTAGGATTTTATTCACTTCCAAACCTACAGTATATGGGTATGGTTCAAATGCCTTCTGGAGTAACTCCACAAAGGGGAGTCTTTACTCCAAATGGTCAATACTACTTAGAAGCGCCTGCAAATAAAAATGAAGTTGTAGTAATCTCCACCTCAAACTTCCAAATTGCTCAAACTATATCCTTACCCAGTATTAACCCACAAGGTTTAGCATCTATTGGAATAACTCCCGGTGAAAGCTATGCTTACGTTGTTATACATGGTTCAGTCTCAAGCGGTGGAATGATAGTTCTAATAAACTTACAAACTCTTAGTGTAGCTTATGAGGTACCATTAACTACTGCACCAGCTTTTGTTTTACCAGTTAGTGTTTCAACTGCAACATATTTGGTTGATAATGTGTTACTACCACCAATAACTGGTCTTCACTGTTAG
- a CDS encoding DoxD domain-containing protein: MSQLKIEFWPNFMRLALATIWIYAGVFEKLLNPGYLNPSSTSYVGITIEVLMQGPIMRPFLEYVVLPHVLLVGELVMIGEISFGILNLLGLMTRFTNTVAFYTNLIYFLSAYWVDTEEYGINLLMMIIELYLIYKGSQDFGLDALIRRKVKQVENAKILFLAGSVLYACVILYLLFI; the protein is encoded by the coding sequence ATGAGCCAATTAAAGATTGAATTTTGGCCAAATTTTATGAGATTAGCTTTAGCCACTATCTGGATTTATGCTGGTGTATTTGAAAAACTCCTTAACCCTGGTTATCTAAATCCAAGCTCAACAAGTTATGTTGGAATAACCATAGAAGTGTTGATGCAAGGTCCTATTATGAGACCATTTTTAGAATATGTAGTATTGCCTCATGTTTTATTAGTGGGAGAGTTAGTAATGATTGGGGAAATATCGTTTGGAATATTGAATCTTTTGGGTTTAATGACTAGATTTACCAACACAGTAGCATTTTATACTAACTTAATCTATTTCCTTTCAGCGTATTGGGTAGATACAGAAGAATATGGAATAAACTTATTAATGATGATCATAGAACTTTATCTTATCTATAAAGGTTCACAAGACTTCGGATTAGATGCTTTAATTAGAAGAAAAGTTAAGCAAGTAGAAAACGCAAAAATATTGTTCCTTGCAGGAAGTGTCTTATACGCATGTGTAATACTCTACCTATTGTTTATCTAA
- a CDS encoding B12-binding domain-containing radical SAM protein: MDKIFTPPEKTDRDGRAIFAPYPLRKVEAILTSHGFNVIVTPPEKLEKVVSKGAKVIGINTHDPLGIEPVSMKLSIIFGGGKTWTAKFFEELGEKIKKIKSKYDIKVVVGGAGAWQLEKEPPEWIDVVFIGHAEIDFPEIVKKLEEGEKVPRVVKARYPKKLSEIPPIINAARGGEVQITRGCPRGCWFCSVTPDTFISFPIDYILKEVEVNMRAGIKDVSLITDDMMLYGAKSLREVNHDAIIRLYTELKKAGVDYINFAHISAAPVKLSPRTIKEMSEIAGWNEQKAVSPVVGLETGSEKIFNKYMKMKAFPWGYNNWKDLIVEATAIMNDSYIYPCYTMTIGYPDETDEDVEQSIKLVEYIIDHKPIAWIFPLPVIPMGTSKIRDNPLPAIERLPSRYWDLLYMTWKYDLQITRKLARTITATSKNKVVRSLATYLIDKVFNNVEWYFKQLKESKGKSALSYKDLNLNTTYGVMWAIAQLFKLAFSSSG, translated from the coding sequence ATGGATAAAATATTTACTCCACCGGAAAAAACTGATAGGGATGGAAGGGCAATATTTGCACCATATCCTTTAAGAAAAGTTGAGGCCATATTAACTTCTCACGGTTTTAACGTAATAGTTACTCCACCGGAAAAGTTAGAAAAAGTAGTTAGCAAAGGGGCTAAGGTTATAGGTATTAACACTCATGACCCCCTAGGAATTGAACCAGTAAGTATGAAATTAAGTATAATTTTTGGTGGAGGTAAAACTTGGACAGCAAAATTCTTTGAGGAATTAGGTGAAAAAATAAAGAAAATAAAAAGCAAATATGATATAAAAGTCGTAGTTGGTGGTGCTGGTGCTTGGCAGTTAGAGAAAGAGCCACCTGAATGGATTGATGTTGTCTTTATTGGTCATGCTGAGATTGATTTTCCAGAAATAGTTAAAAAATTAGAAGAAGGTGAAAAAGTACCTAGAGTAGTTAAGGCTAGATATCCTAAAAAATTAAGTGAAATCCCTCCAATTATAAATGCAGCAAGAGGTGGGGAAGTTCAAATTACTAGGGGTTGTCCTAGAGGTTGCTGGTTCTGCTCTGTTACTCCAGACACCTTTATCTCATTCCCAATTGATTATATATTGAAGGAAGTAGAAGTTAATATGAGGGCTGGAATTAAAGATGTTAGTTTAATTACAGATGATATGATGCTTTATGGGGCTAAAAGTTTAAGGGAAGTAAATCATGATGCTATAATAAGATTATATACAGAGTTAAAGAAGGCGGGAGTAGATTACATTAATTTTGCTCATATATCAGCCGCACCAGTAAAACTTAGTCCTAGAACTATTAAGGAAATGAGTGAGATTGCAGGATGGAATGAACAAAAGGCCGTATCTCCAGTTGTTGGGTTAGAGACTGGCAGTGAGAAAATATTTAATAAATATATGAAAATGAAGGCTTTTCCGTGGGGATATAATAATTGGAAAGATTTAATTGTTGAGGCTACAGCAATCATGAATGACAGTTATATTTATCCTTGTTATACAATGACTATTGGCTATCCAGATGAAACAGATGAGGATGTTGAACAATCAATAAAGTTAGTCGAGTATATAATAGATCATAAACCAATTGCTTGGATTTTCCCACTACCAGTAATCCCAATGGGTACTTCAAAAATTAGGGATAATCCTTTACCAGCAATAGAGAGACTCCCATCTAGATATTGGGATTTACTTTATATGACATGGAAATACGATCTCCAAATAACTAGAAAATTAGCAAGAACAATTACGGCCACGAGTAAAAATAAAGTAGTTAGAAGTTTGGCTACATATTTGATAGATAAGGTATTTAATAACGTGGAATGGTACTTTAAACAACTTAAAGAAAGCAAAGGGAAATCTGCTCTCTCTTATAAAGATTTAAACCTTAACACAACTTATGGGGTAATGTGGGCTATAGCCCAGCTATTTAAGTTAGCTTTTTCTTCTTCTGGTTAA
- a CDS encoding sulfurtransferase TusA family protein, which yields MELNLIGLCCSQPHLTVYSRLRKMKEGDKIKIITDDFTIVERDIIPLANFFRCKYSVMKDEDKYIIYVEK from the coding sequence ATGGAATTAAATCTTATAGGCTTATGTTGCTCACAGCCACACTTAACAGTTTATTCTAGGTTAAGAAAAATGAAGGAAGGAGACAAGATAAAAATAATTACAGACGATTTTACAATTGTAGAAAGAGACATTATACCATTAGCAAATTTTTTCAGATGCAAATATTCAGTCATGAAAGATGAAGATAAGTACATTATCTATGTAGAGAAATAA
- a CDS encoding DsrE family protein produces MKKVAYIVESNLGSYILGNMIVPQLEEDRHYVEVVGMFFIHDNVYLLLRGNPLAERLDKLSKEKGIYLQACDQCVYMRNIADKLINSVRIGCFPDFYRAIIDKVDLIITI; encoded by the coding sequence ATGAAAAAAGTGGCCTACATAGTTGAGTCAAATTTAGGAAGTTATATTTTAGGTAATATGATAGTACCTCAGTTAGAGGAAGATAGACATTACGTAGAAGTTGTAGGCATGTTCTTTATTCACGATAATGTGTATTTACTCTTGAGAGGAAATCCATTAGCTGAGAGATTAGATAAACTAAGTAAGGAAAAAGGAATTTATTTACAAGCTTGTGATCAATGCGTATATATGAGGAATATTGCTGATAAGTTAATAAACTCTGTAAGGATTGGCTGTTTCCCAGATTTTTATAGAGCTATTATTGATAAAGTGGATTTAATAATTACAATTTAA
- a CDS encoding sulfurtransferase TusA family protein, producing the protein MMELKLSNPITLIDIEKYYKLYCLKSIKKLDWGYEGEIELLRLLRFSCFIVKKIDRIDIFDKNGKFKIYIEFSSDKIKISGQGDKLIVNSIINRIAKNIEKYGASIVKYVGVQYSRDNKTVLFKTVPDEILDLRGYSCPVPEIKTKQKLLKMEKGKVLEVLIDNPAAIEYTLPEVARLFNCRYEIYNMGDYASFVFTKLDNTRTYTNYTEVVEEVKENEIKELIKESDFRAFLYSYFDQIVEQRKAMQLQLEDIKYQGYTVISAAPIGRGWLFTALVNGDNIIAARLDVENNSFYNEDALKRLPIEGECNIFYLKHTERTD; encoded by the coding sequence ATGATGGAATTAAAGTTATCTAACCCAATTACACTTATAGATATAGAAAAATACTATAAATTATATTGTTTAAAATCCATAAAAAAGTTAGATTGGGGTTATGAGGGAGAAATTGAACTATTACGTCTTCTCAGGTTTTCATGTTTTATAGTTAAGAAAATAGATAGAATTGATATTTTTGACAAAAATGGTAAATTCAAAATTTACATAGAATTCTCTAGCGATAAAATTAAAATTAGTGGTCAAGGAGATAAACTAATTGTTAACAGCATAATAAATAGAATTGCTAAAAACATAGAAAAATATGGTGCTTCAATAGTTAAATATGTTGGGGTACAGTACTCTAGGGATAATAAAACAGTTTTATTTAAGACAGTACCAGATGAAATATTAGATTTAAGAGGATATTCTTGCCCCGTACCAGAAATAAAGACTAAACAAAAGTTACTAAAGATGGAGAAAGGAAAGGTTTTAGAGGTTTTAATAGATAATCCAGCCGCTATTGAGTACACATTACCAGAGGTCGCTAGATTGTTTAATTGTAGATATGAAATATACAATATGGGAGATTACGCTTCATTTGTTTTCACAAAGCTAGATAATACAAGAACATACACTAATTATACTGAAGTAGTAGAAGAAGTTAAAGAAAATGAGATAAAAGAACTAATAAAGGAGAGCGATTTCAGAGCTTTCCTTTATTCTTATTTTGATCAGATCGTTGAGCAAAGAAAAGCTATGCAATTGCAGCTAGAAGACATTAAATATCAAGGTTATACAGTCATTTCAGCTGCACCTATAGGTAGGGGATGGTTGTTTACGGCATTAGTAAATGGTGATAATATAATTGCAGCAAGGTTAGATGTAGAGAATAACTCATTTTACAATGAAGATGCGTTAAAACGTCTTCCTATTGAAGGCGAGTGTAATATATTTTATTTAAAGCATACGGAACGAACCGATTAA